The Gemmatimonadota bacterium genome contains the following window.
GGCACCCGAATACCGCCATCGTAGTGGCGCTCCTGTTTTTGCCAGAAGCCGTGATCACCGAGAAATTCACCGTGATCAGACACAAAAATGATGTACGTGTTGTCAAGACGCCCAGCGTCTTGCAAAGCCTTCCTGACCCGACCCAGTTGTTCATCCAGGTGGGTAATGTCGGCGAAGTAGCAATGACGCTCGTGGCTGAGATCCGGTATCAGGGGGGGCTGTCCATCCGAACCGGATGTAACAGCTATATCTTTCATCCAGGATGGTCGGTCGTCGCTCTCGCCGTGCAACACCCGCGCCATTTTCCGAAAATATTCGGGTGCGTCAGTATCGTTGAGCCAATCCGCGGGGACCGGAGCAGGGATTTTCTCCGGGTTGACGCGGTCCATGAATTCGCTTGGGGGACAAAACGGGCCGTGGGGTGCCACAAAGCTGATATGGGCAAAGAAAGACCGCTCCGAATGGGTGTCGCGGATGAAATCCAGCGCCCTTGCAGTTATCCACGATGACTGCGATACCTCCTCGGGAAACGGCAGCGTATAGGCCTTGGGAGAGTTCCTGGGCCACGTCTCGGTGGGGTGTGGATAACGCTCTTTAGCGGCGCGTATGGCCGGTCTCAGATCGACGCCGTCGGGACCGTATTCGGCGTAACCCGGAACAGCGGGCCAGGCCGTTGAAAGGGCCGCTTCATAATGTTCAGGATGCGCCTCTTTGACCCAGTCGAGCCACTCGCCAGCGCGGTCATCCTCAGTGCCGTGTACGACATCGAAACCATAGGGGTGGTAGTCGTGTACGAGGCTTTCGTGATGCGGCCTGAGGTGTAGCTTTCCGAAAGCGCCAGTCCGCCACCCTTCCTTTTGCAGTGCTTGCATGAAGGTCGGAATCTCAGGGTTGAGCGCGTATCCGTTCATGATCAAACCATGCGCTCTGGAACAAAGCCCGGTGGCAATCGTTGCCCGGGTAGGTGAGCATACCGGATTGCTGGAGAATGTCCGGGTAAAGGACGTGCCGTTTTCACGCAGCCAGTCCAGGTTCGGCAGGGCACAGATTCCTTTGTCCCGAGCCACTTCGAGCCACTTGGCCGCCAACTGATCGACCATAAAAAGGATAACGTTGGGTTTGTTTTGTGGCGGCATTCTATTTTTTCCTTCTATGATTTTTTTCGACGAGGCGTCACGCGCCAGTCGGTTCGCAGTTTGGCAACGCGGTCGGCTGGCGGCTGCAGGAAGCGCTTGACCCTTTCACTGGCTTTCGCTTGCAGTTCAGGCCCGGCCAGTTCCCAGGCATTGTAGAACAGCCGGTCGCTGTTTGGTACGATGCGGATGTTCAGGGTGCGCCGGGGCTTGTGAGTCTGATTTACGCCTGCGCAATGCAGGCCCCCCGCGTTTACAATCAGTAAATCACCCGGATCACCGGTAGCCTGGATCTTGTTGCTGTCTGAATCCGGCTCGGGATCCATCATTTCGGGTTCGTCGGCTTTGAAACAATGTGTGCGCGGAATCAACCGGGTGCCGCCATTTTCCGCTGAATAGCCGTCGAGCATAAAGAAGAACCACAGACCGTTGTGCTTGCCTTCGTCCGTGAGGCCGGGCCTGAAGTCGCGATGGAAGCGTCCCTGCTGCGCTTCCGGGTGATAGCGTACGGTGTTGGCAACGAGATCCAAAAAATGGTAGGTACCCAGAGCGCGTTCGCAGATCCCGTGAACGGTGTCGTGGTTGAGCAGCTCCATGGCCGCTTTACCCCACATGAAACAGGCGCGGGCGTTCGGATTGATTGTGAAGTTGCGTTTCCCCTTTCCGTCGAGAATACGCACTTCGGGCAACTTCATTCCTCCTCGCCACTCGGCGATGTAATCATCCGCAGCACGCTGGGCGATATCCCGAAGAGGGTCGAGATACTCGGGTGCGATTTGCTCCCGCAGGATGACATAACCGTTTTCTTGCAGATCGGCTACATGTGCGTCCAATTCCCCGTCGCTTATTGGATGGACTGGTTGCATAGGTTGACTCCTTTCCAGTCTCTGTAGATGTGTAAAAGGGCTGATCACGATATTCGGGTAGGAACCGCTGTTGTTATCACCCATCATCACGATCCTTTCGCCCGTTGAAACCAGTCAATGAGTTGGCTTTTAAGATCGTTATAAATCTCAGGATATTGACTGGCCAAATCATTGGCTTCGCCAATATCCTGATCGAGCTTGTACAATTCAAATTGCAATTCTTCAATAGCCGGAATAGCCTCGGCAAATTGCCCGCGATGATTAGGGCCTGTACCAACCAGTTTCCAATCGTCTTTTACCGCTCCCATTTTCCCAAACAAATCCCAAAACACATACCGCCCTGGCAAATCTTCTTGCCCATGTGATCTCAAATGCGCAAGCAAACTCACTCCATGAACTGGATGCTGTCCATTCATTTTGGGAATCTCAATGCCAGCCGCATCCAGCACAGTGGCAAACAAATCAAAATGCACAGCACCTGCATCAGATACCATCCCTTTGGGAATAACACCCGGCCACTGCATCACCGCAGGCACGCGGATTCCACCTTCATATGTCATTCCTTTTTGCCCGCGTAAAGGGCCATTATTGCCCGGAAATTTATCAATCATTGCACCATTATCGCTCAAGTAGATGACAAGTGTGTTATCTACGATAGCCAACTCATGCAATGTCGCCATGATTTTACCCACACCATCATCCATATGATCCAGCACCGCACAATAGTCGCGCTTGGGGAACTCAATACCGCGATCTTCATACTTTTTTAACCACTCGGCTTTGCCCGATGTTTTGGGTGCCTGTTCTCGCCACAAGGGACCCATGCACAGCATTGTAAGGCACATAACAAAAAAACGGCTTATCACGATGTTTCCGAATAAAGTCAATCGCATAACCAGTAAACACATCCGTCAAATGATCTTCATGCACCATGGGCTGGTCATTGTGCAAAAGGCGACTACCATCAAAAGGCCAATAGGGGTGTGCACCACCCAAAAATCCGACAAATTCTTCAAAACCGCGTTCATTGGGCACATTGGGTGCATCATATCCCAAATGCCACTTGCCAAACATGCCAGTTTTATATCCTGCTTCCTTCAAAAACTCGGGCAAAAGTTTTACATCATCATGAATGCGCCTTGGCAACGTATCTGTTTTCTGCCCCGGCAGTGATGGGCCACGCCACATGCCGCATTCCAAAGAATACTGCCCAGAAAAAAGAGATGCACGCGTTGGCGCACAAAGTGGATTGACCCTCAACTGTGTAAAACGCACCCCATTTTTTGCAATCGCATCCATCGTTGGTGTATCGACCTCTGTATCCCAATAACAACCCGCATCTCCATACCCCTGATCGTCTGTAACAATGATGAGAAAATTTGGTTTTGTGGCCATAATGATCATTCCTTGAGTGCGGCAATATCCTCAGCGATCCACTCTTCCCATCTTTCTTCGTCGGGTTGCATAAATCCACTGTTGGCTCGCCGAAATACATTTACATCTTCGCCCAATAGGCGCAGTAGTCGACGATTGCCAGTCGCTCGTGCTCGCGCTTTGACTGCTTGAGAAATTGGGCCTGAATAATTGGCTCTGTGTTTAAGCCAGGAATGATTCATCGTTAAAAAGAAAAGGTATCGGTATTCCTTTGAGTAATTGGCTGTTCCCGAGTGTACGATAGCATTGTGAAATACGGCGATATCTCCAGATTTGGGATAAAGGATGACTTCGTCAGGATGGGGTTGGTTTCTTTCTTCTGGCGTTAAAGTCAGGGCTTTCATGTGAGAACCTGGAATAATACGCAGGGGGCCAATTTCATCATCGAGATTCTGCAAATAGCTCAGGGCATTGAAGAGTAAGGGCCTTTGGTAGATGCCTTCTTGAGGAAACTCGGCGAACATGTCCCGGTGAAAACCCAGTACCGGGTTTGTGTTTGGGTCCTGTGGCGCTGTGCGCCGATATGTGATGGATTCAAGCTGGACATGAGGGCCGACGATCATTTCAGCAAAGTCCAGGAGGCGCTTATTTGACAAGGCAGAGAGAATGAGATCGGGTTTGTGTTCGAGCACATCCACAAAGACCTGGGGTCGGCTGCCATCGGGATTGGGGAGGCGATCACCGATTTCTTCAAATGAATCTCGCATGGCTTTGACCCAGACATCGTCCAGCATCTTTGGGAAAAGTGTAAATCCAATTGTTTTGAATTCTTTCAGGTGTTCTTCGAGGGATTTGGGATCTTTTTGCATTTCAGCCTCCTGGCGTTTCAGTTTTCTTCATTTTTGGCAGAAATCAGGATTGGAAAATCGTCCCGGGCCACGGGTATGCGTTGGATCCAGCATCATCATCGATGGGGCCTTCCGGCAGTGTGGCTTGCCAATCCATGACCTGCTCTGACATCTGCTTGACCAGAGTCTCTTCA
Protein-coding sequences here:
- a CDS encoding sulfatase-like hydrolase/transferase, coding for MPPQNKPNVILFMVDQLAAKWLEVARDKGICALPNLDWLRENGTSFTRTFSSNPVCSPTRATIATGLCSRAHGLIMNGYALNPEIPTFMQALQKEGWRTGAFGKLHLRPHHESLVHDYHPYGFDVVHGTEDDRAGEWLDWVKEAHPEHYEAALSTAWPAVPGYAEYGPDGVDLRPAIRAAKERYPHPTETWPRNSPKAYTLPFPEEVSQSSWITARALDFIRDTHSERSFFAHISFVAPHGPFCPPSEFMDRVNPEKIPAPVPADWLNDTDAPEYFRKMARVLHGESDDRPSWMKDIAVTSGSDGQPPLIPDLSHERHCYFADITHLDEQLGRVRKALQDAGRLDNTYIIFVSDHGEFLGDHGFWQKQERHYDGGIRVPLIIVGPGLQKNAICQEIVQLEDVCPTILNMTGVPLPHLRFRHFGGRLDDSAPAISGRSLVELCRGEMPDDWREEAYVESFPCFGPGTLGAWARTVRTSRYRYTFYPNGHGEQLFDLESDPHEQKNLVNDPEHADLRREMKDRLMEQIIRQDYPVSPRDLFWFGIH
- a CDS encoding phytanoyl-CoA dioxygenase family protein, which codes for MQPVHPISDGELDAHVADLQENGYVILREQIAPEYLDPLRDIAQRAADDYIAEWRGGMKLPEVRILDGKGKRNFTINPNARACFMWGKAAMELLNHDTVHGICERALGTYHFLDLVANTVRYHPEAQQGRFHRDFRPGLTDEGKHNGLWFFFMLDGYSAENGGTRLIPRTHCFKADEPEMMDPEPDSDSNKIQATGDPGDLLIVNAGGLHCAGVNQTHKPRRTLNIRIVPNSDRLFYNAWELAGPELQAKASERVKRFLQPPADRVAKLRTDWRVTPRRKKS
- a CDS encoding sulfatase-like hydrolase/transferase; the protein is MGPLWREQAPKTSGKAEWLKKYEDRGIEFPKRDYCAVLDHMDDGVGKIMATLHELAIVDNTLVIYLSDNGAMIDKFPGNNGPLRGQKGMTYEGGIRVPAVMQWPGVIPKGMVSDAGAVHFDLFATVLDAAGIEIPKMNGQHPVHGVSLLAHLRSHGQEDLPGRYVFWDLFGKMGAVKDDWKLVGTGPNHRGQFAEAIPAIEELQFELYKLDQDIGEANDLASQYPEIYNDLKSQLIDWFQRAKGS
- a CDS encoding sulfatase-like hydrolase/transferase, coding for MATKPNFLIIVTDDQGYGDAGCYWDTEVDTPTMDAIAKNGVRFTQLRVNPLCAPTRASLFSGQYSLECGMWRGPSLPGQKTDTLPRRIHDDVKLLPEFLKEAGYKTGMFGKWHLGYDAPNVPNERGFEEFVGFLGGAHPYWPFDGSRLLHNDQPMVHEDHLTDVFTGYAIDFIRKHRDKPFFCYVPYNAVHGSLVARTGTQNIGQSRVVKKV
- a CDS encoding phytanoyl-CoA dioxygenase family protein — protein: MQKDPKSLEEHLKEFKTIGFTLFPKMLDDVWVKAMRDSFEEIGDRLPNPDGSRPQVFVDVLEHKPDLILSALSNKRLLDFAEMIVGPHVQLESITYRRTAPQDPNTNPVLGFHRDMFAEFPQEGIYQRPLLFNALSYLQNLDDEIGPLRIIPGSHMKALTLTPEERNQPHPDEVILYPKSGDIAVFHNAIVHSGTANYSKEYRYLFFLTMNHSWLKHRANYSGPISQAVKARARATGNRRLLRLLGEDVNVFRRANSGFMQPDEERWEEWIAEDIAALKE